A genomic window from Terriglobia bacterium includes:
- a CDS encoding ABC transporter ATP-binding protein — MLWRRLFELARPNAPHLTGIVLLSLLATPLALLMPLPLKIAIDSVLGNQALPNWLRAMVPASFEASKRSELFLAGALLLAIALLASLQSLASWLLQTYTGEKLVHDLRGQLLWHVQRVGLAFHDRRGPSDTSYRIQHDAPAVQNILIQGLVPIVTSAFGFLAMLYVTARINGTLSLIALSLSPVLFVLARHSSRKVRAGYDEVKQLDSSAMLVMHEALASVRAVKAFGQENYEDELFRRKSRMRMKEQVRLASIQAGFHVVVGITIALGTAAALIIGVSQVMENRITVGDLLLVMAYMAQLYEPLRTVSGKIPELQSSLVSAQRALSLLDESPEAVNIGETIPSHRIKGSIEFQHVSFQYTQGCRVLDDISFQIPAGSSVGIVGPSGSGKSTLLNLLTRFYEPISGQILLDGLDLRNYRLSDLRAQFSIVMQEPMLFSTTVAGNIAYARPNASRAEIIDAAKKANAHAFIERLPHGYDTPIGEASASLSGGERQRIAIARAFLKDAPLVIMDEPTSAVDIRTETMIMEAVEKLMHERTTIVIAHRLSTLEKCDIVLVMRQGRLNMITADLSEARAHLMQTEKSAAQAASSSGPKLVGQPGFIAPSQK; from the coding sequence ATGCTTTGGCGTCGCCTGTTCGAACTGGCGCGTCCCAATGCCCCCCATCTGACCGGCATCGTTCTGCTGAGCCTGCTCGCAACTCCGCTGGCTCTCCTCATGCCGCTCCCTCTTAAAATCGCCATTGATAGCGTCCTCGGCAATCAGGCCCTGCCCAACTGGCTGCGTGCCATGGTTCCCGCTTCTTTCGAGGCCAGCAAGCGGTCGGAACTTTTCCTTGCCGGTGCCCTCCTGCTTGCAATCGCCCTTCTGGCCAGCCTGCAGTCTCTCGCCAGTTGGCTACTGCAAACCTACACCGGCGAAAAACTCGTCCACGACCTGCGCGGGCAACTCCTATGGCACGTCCAGCGCGTCGGGTTGGCCTTCCACGACCGCCGTGGGCCAAGCGATACCAGTTACCGCATCCAGCATGACGCCCCTGCCGTCCAGAACATCCTCATTCAAGGTCTCGTACCCATCGTCACCTCTGCCTTCGGCTTTCTCGCGATGCTCTATGTCACAGCGCGCATCAACGGGACTCTTTCCCTCATCGCCCTTTCCCTCTCGCCGGTTCTCTTCGTGCTCGCGCGTCACTCCAGCCGCAAAGTACGTGCCGGTTACGACGAGGTCAAGCAACTCGACAGTTCCGCCATGCTGGTAATGCACGAGGCCCTGGCTTCCGTGCGTGCCGTCAAAGCCTTTGGCCAGGAGAACTACGAGGACGAGCTCTTTCGCCGCAAGTCCCGCATGAGAATGAAGGAGCAGGTCCGGCTCGCCTCCATCCAGGCCGGATTCCACGTTGTTGTTGGCATCACTATCGCACTGGGAACCGCTGCCGCCCTCATCATCGGCGTCTCGCAGGTGATGGAAAACCGGATTACCGTGGGAGACCTCTTGCTGGTCATGGCTTACATGGCGCAACTCTACGAACCTCTGCGTACGGTCAGCGGCAAGATCCCCGAGTTGCAATCATCTTTGGTCAGCGCGCAGCGCGCTTTGTCCCTGCTCGACGAGTCGCCTGAAGCCGTCAACATCGGTGAAACGATCCCCTCGCACCGCATCAAGGGAAGCATCGAATTCCAGCATGTCTCGTTTCAATACACGCAGGGCTGTCGGGTTCTTGATGACATCAGTTTCCAAATTCCTGCCGGCTCCTCGGTCGGAATCGTCGGTCCCAGCGGCTCCGGCAAAAGTACTCTTCTCAACCTGCTCACCCGGTTCTACGAACCGATCTCGGGACAAATTCTTCTCGACGGCCTCGACCTTCGCAACTACCGCCTCTCCGACCTGCGTGCCCAGTTCTCCATCGTCATGCAGGAGCCAATGCTTTTCTCAACCACCGTAGCCGGCAACATCGCCTACGCACGTCCCAACGCAAGTCGTGCCGAAATCATCGATGCCGCGAAGAAAGCCAACGCTCATGCGTTTATTGAGCGCCTGCCGCACGGATATGACACACCCATTGGCGAAGCGTCTGCCAGTCTCTCTGGGGGAGAGCGTCAGCGCATCGCCATCGCCCGCGCATTTCTCAAGGATGCTCCCCTCGTCATCATGGACGAGCCCACCAGCGCGGTCGACATCAGGACAGAAACCATGATCATGGAAGCGGTTGAGAAATTAATGCACGAGCGCACTACCATCGTGATTGCTCATCGCCTCAGCACGCTCGAAAAATGCGATATTGTCCTCGTGATGCGTCAGGGCCGTCTGAACATGATCACGGCCGATCTCAGCGAAGCCAGGGCACACCTCATGCAGACAGAAAAAAGCGCCGCTCAGGCGGCGTCCTCCTCCGGTCCGAAACTCGTGGGCCAACCAGGTTTTATTGCCCCTTCCCAAAAATGA
- the flgC gene encoding flagellar basal body rod protein FlgC, which yields MNLFGVMELSASALAAQRVRAEVATANLANAETTRTDEGGPYRRKLVVFGSRTPRFQLALGNAGFPQVASMRGVEVRQVVEDTTPPVLRYEPGHPDANAEGYVAYPNMNPATEMVDLMSAVRSYEASAAAVNASKQMIQSSMDLVR from the coding sequence ATGAATTTGTTTGGCGTGATGGAACTCAGCGCGTCGGCATTGGCGGCGCAGCGAGTGCGAGCGGAAGTGGCGACAGCGAATCTAGCCAATGCGGAAACGACGCGAACCGACGAAGGCGGCCCGTACAGGCGGAAACTCGTCGTGTTTGGATCGCGGACGCCACGGTTTCAATTGGCGCTGGGCAATGCGGGATTCCCGCAAGTTGCGTCGATGCGCGGGGTTGAGGTGCGGCAGGTAGTGGAAGACACCACTCCGCCGGTGCTGCGGTATGAACCCGGACATCCGGACGCAAATGCGGAAGGATATGTCGCGTATCCGAACATGAACCCCGCAACCGAGATGGTGGACCTGATGAGCGCGGTGCGCTCATACGAGGCGAGCGCCGCCGCGGTGAACGCGAGCAAGCAGATGATCCAGAGTTCGATGGACCTGGTGCGGTGA
- a CDS encoding flagellar basal body protein translates to MSFLDTPNIQAISHALDRAAYRQMVIAQNVANVDTPGYRTVDADFRTHLANAAGQEEASFHAREVQGLLQRPDGNNVSLEREGLLMAETQLKFRTGVELLRVEFRRLQTAIQGGGGS, encoded by the coding sequence ATGAGTTTTCTCGACACTCCGAATATCCAGGCAATTTCGCACGCGCTGGACCGGGCGGCATACCGCCAGATGGTGATCGCGCAGAACGTAGCCAATGTCGATACGCCGGGATATCGCACGGTGGATGCAGATTTCCGCACGCATCTGGCGAACGCGGCGGGGCAGGAAGAGGCGTCGTTTCACGCGCGCGAGGTCCAGGGGCTGTTGCAGCGTCCGGATGGAAATAATGTGAGCCTGGAGCGCGAGGGATTGCTGATGGCGGAGACGCAGTTGAAATTCCGGACGGGCGTCGAGTTGTTGCGGGTAGAGTTCCGAAGATTGCAGACGGCGATCCAGGGTGGAGGCGGCTCATGA
- a CDS encoding response regulator transcription factor — protein sequence MRILVVEDDLPLCSFLRKGLESEHYAVDVANDGEQARFMLRETDYDLAVLDLNLPKMDGIEVLRYIRPLKPNLPVLVLTSRSRIEDRVQGLDTGADDYLSKPFSFSELSARVRAILRRGRTSAPSLLRVADLALDRVERRVERAGQKIELTSKEFALLEYLMRNAGRRITRTMIVEHVWNIGFDTSTNVVDVYINYLRKKVDGPFSPKLIHTIRGVGYELRETG from the coding sequence ATGCGAATACTGGTTGTGGAAGACGATTTGCCGCTGTGCTCGTTCCTGCGGAAGGGTCTGGAGTCGGAGCACTACGCCGTGGATGTCGCGAATGACGGCGAGCAGGCGCGCTTTATGCTGCGCGAGACCGACTACGACCTGGCAGTCCTGGATTTGAATCTGCCCAAAATGGATGGGATCGAGGTGTTGAGGTATATCCGGCCGCTGAAGCCGAATTTGCCTGTTTTGGTACTCACGTCGAGAAGCCGGATTGAAGACCGCGTCCAGGGATTGGATACGGGTGCAGATGACTACTTGAGCAAGCCGTTTTCGTTCAGCGAATTGTCGGCGCGGGTGCGCGCGATTCTGCGGCGTGGACGAACTTCGGCACCGTCGCTACTGCGGGTTGCGGACTTGGCACTGGATCGAGTGGAGCGGCGAGTCGAGCGGGCAGGGCAAAAGATTGAACTGACCTCAAAAGAGTTCGCCCTCTTGGAGTACCTGATGCGCAACGCTGGACGACGCATTACGCGAACGATGATCGTGGAGCATGTGTGGAATATTGGGTTCGATACTTCGACCAACGTCGTGGACGTATATATAAATTACCTCCGCAAAAAGGTGGACGGCCCGTTCTCGCCGAAGCTGATTCACACGATTCGAGGTGTGGGTTATGAATTGCGGGAAACGGGGTAG
- the fliF gene encoding flagellar basal-body MS-ring/collar protein FliF: MAEAANSLSQGLGQVVQFVRELTARQKALMAIAAVAVAATLFGFVRLMAKPEMKPLMSGMEPQDAQALASQLAAKNMKYEISQDGRSVLIEADELDRARFETASQGVPRSGRLGFELFDKMNWAGSDFSEKVNYQRALEGELERTIQTLRGVQAVRVHLVMPEDSVFVDREQPAKASVVLRLRSGLDAQAQMAIANLVAGAVERLRPENVAVIDADTNRPLDDRNERDPSSQAMRSEDQLAAKLVQTLEPVAGRGRVRATVHMDRDITSGEETQETYDPATTVALAVQKSEERVGSSAPMGIPGTASNVPGAGSPGAAKAVVADDSQSSKSESSTYAVNKTVRHTLVPAGRVRRITAAVLVDDAIEKRTSNGQITETRRKRTPGELKQIEELARASLGLDTSRGDVLTVESLSFQVEPVEVPLAPSVPQRVQTIVQQWSGVLRIAALGAIFMAVYLMFLRPLKKQLVLSFHEMAQRTRLKAAAKSTTIEGGTPGAQNTLEVEAETPDSMRLKRQVLNKVKAEPVSTSRLLQTWIRDGAAK, from the coding sequence ATGGCTGAAGCCGCCAATTCGTTGAGCCAGGGACTTGGGCAGGTAGTGCAGTTCGTGCGCGAACTGACGGCGCGACAGAAAGCGCTGATGGCGATTGCCGCAGTGGCAGTAGCGGCGACGCTGTTTGGGTTCGTGCGACTGATGGCGAAACCGGAGATGAAGCCGCTGATGTCGGGAATGGAACCGCAGGACGCGCAGGCGCTGGCGTCGCAACTGGCAGCGAAAAACATGAAGTACGAGATTTCGCAGGATGGGCGCTCGGTGCTGATCGAGGCGGATGAACTCGACCGCGCGAGATTCGAAACCGCATCGCAGGGCGTACCACGCAGCGGACGCTTGGGATTTGAATTGTTCGACAAAATGAATTGGGCAGGCAGCGACTTCAGCGAGAAAGTGAATTATCAGAGAGCGCTCGAGGGCGAACTGGAGAGGACGATTCAGACGCTGCGGGGAGTCCAGGCGGTCCGGGTGCACCTGGTGATGCCGGAGGATTCCGTATTCGTGGACCGGGAGCAGCCGGCAAAGGCGTCAGTGGTATTGCGGTTGCGCAGCGGATTGGACGCTCAGGCGCAGATGGCGATCGCAAACCTTGTGGCAGGAGCGGTCGAGAGATTGCGTCCGGAAAATGTGGCAGTCATTGATGCAGACACGAATCGCCCGTTGGACGATCGGAATGAACGCGATCCGTCATCGCAAGCGATGAGATCCGAGGACCAGCTCGCAGCGAAGCTGGTGCAAACGCTGGAACCGGTTGCAGGACGCGGCCGCGTGCGAGCGACGGTCCATATGGATCGGGACATCACCTCAGGCGAGGAGACACAGGAGACGTACGATCCCGCTACGACGGTAGCGCTTGCGGTGCAGAAAAGCGAAGAGCGCGTAGGGTCGTCGGCGCCCATGGGTATCCCGGGAACGGCGAGCAATGTGCCGGGAGCGGGCAGTCCGGGAGCGGCAAAGGCGGTGGTGGCGGATGATTCGCAGAGTTCGAAATCCGAGAGTAGCACCTATGCGGTGAACAAGACGGTGAGGCACACGCTGGTTCCGGCTGGCCGAGTACGCAGGATTACGGCGGCGGTGCTGGTCGACGACGCAATTGAAAAGAGGACAAGTAACGGACAGATTACAGAGACACGCCGGAAACGGACACCGGGAGAATTGAAGCAGATTGAGGAGTTGGCGCGGGCATCGTTGGGACTGGATACCTCGCGCGGCGATGTGCTGACGGTGGAGAGCCTCTCGTTCCAGGTGGAACCCGTGGAGGTACCACTCGCGCCATCGGTTCCGCAGCGGGTGCAGACGATCGTGCAGCAGTGGTCGGGTGTGCTTCGTATTGCGGCGCTGGGCGCGATATTCATGGCGGTATACCTGATGTTCCTGCGGCCGCTAAAGAAGCAACTCGTGTTGTCGTTTCACGAAATGGCGCAGCGGACACGATTGAAAGCCGCGGCGAAGTCGACCACGATCGAGGGTGGCACTCCGGGAGCCCAGAATACGCTGGAGGTTGAAGCGGAGACTCCGGATTCGATGCGGTTGAAGCGGCAGGTACTGAACAAGGTCAAGGCGGAGCCGGTGTCGACGAGCCGATTGTTGCAAACCTGGATTCGCGATGGAGCTGCTAAGTGA
- a CDS encoding HAMP domain-containing sensor histidine kinase — protein MLPSTDLAIPAMPPVVAASETREQLQDAFAKFSETAISLERSYLRLREEVTRLRDELRRKQGELDAERERVRQAKALGEYSALLAHEVRNPLASMELFTELLLECGDLEQDARGWVEQLQAGLRTLAMLTNNVLRIHETTGTGAMSTLQVGNVLASTVQFLAPVANQNSVQLAYEDRSEGATVAADLSRLQQLFLNLTLNALHVSQPGGQVNFSVEQIEGADRLEKCVRVMVQDFGRGISPEHRARIFEPGFTTRPGSVGLGLAVCKKIVDQHGGRILVDTVVGRGSKFIVELPAL, from the coding sequence ATGTTGCCCAGTACCGATCTAGCTATTCCGGCAATGCCGCCGGTGGTGGCGGCAAGTGAAACCCGGGAGCAGTTGCAGGACGCGTTCGCAAAATTCTCGGAGACCGCGATTTCGCTGGAGCGCAGCTATCTGCGATTGCGTGAGGAAGTGACCAGGCTGCGGGACGAGTTGAGACGCAAACAGGGTGAATTGGACGCGGAGCGCGAGCGGGTGCGGCAGGCGAAAGCTCTGGGCGAGTACTCGGCTCTCCTGGCACACGAGGTGCGAAATCCCCTGGCATCGATGGAACTGTTTACCGAACTTCTGCTGGAATGCGGGGATCTGGAGCAGGACGCACGAGGGTGGGTGGAGCAGTTGCAGGCCGGTTTGCGAACGCTAGCCATGCTGACGAACAACGTCCTCCGGATTCACGAAACGACGGGGACGGGAGCTATGTCGACGCTGCAGGTCGGAAATGTGCTGGCATCGACGGTTCAATTTCTGGCGCCCGTCGCTAACCAGAACTCTGTGCAACTGGCGTATGAGGATCGGAGCGAGGGGGCGACCGTTGCGGCAGATCTGTCACGGTTGCAGCAGTTATTCCTCAACCTGACGCTCAACGCCTTGCATGTGAGCCAACCCGGCGGGCAGGTCAACTTCTCAGTAGAGCAAATCGAAGGCGCTGATCGTCTTGAAAAGTGTGTGCGAGTTATGGTCCAAGATTTCGGGCGCGGCATCTCGCCGGAGCATCGGGCTCGAATCTTCGAACCCGGCTTCACAACGCGGCCGGGCAGCGTGGGACTGGGGCTCGCCGTGTGCAAAAAGATCGTCGATCAGCATGGCGGAAGGATCCTGGTGGACACTGTGGTTGGCAGGGGATCGAAGTTCATCGTGGAGCTTCCGGCGCTGTGA
- the fliE gene encoding flagellar hook-basal body complex protein FliE, protein MNPIQGLPSLNTQVPLSPETSGKDGGFSSTLEDAMGKVQELQSDADQKVQALLDGNGQDIHGAMIAVEKADLSFQLMMQVRNKIVSAYQEVARMQF, encoded by the coding sequence ATGAATCCGATTCAGGGATTGCCGTCGCTGAACACGCAAGTGCCGCTCTCGCCGGAGACGTCCGGGAAGGACGGTGGATTTTCTTCGACGCTGGAAGATGCGATGGGGAAAGTTCAGGAATTACAGTCCGACGCGGACCAGAAGGTGCAGGCGCTGCTGGACGGTAATGGACAGGACATTCATGGAGCGATGATCGCGGTGGAGAAGGCGGATTTGTCATTCCAACTGATGATGCAGGTGAGGAACAAGATCGTGAGCGCATACCAGGAAGTGGCGCGCATGCAGTTCTAG
- a CDS encoding sigma 54-interacting transcriptional regulator: MITSTGSLFPEPPTILVASSNDNFRRQVINDLQTDARLIGEAVGGADALSKLETGACQVLFLDRCLWDLDAEELKELINSRFPAVEVVPLDSANQSAAAGWSKSHRDVGGAPWIVNDPEESDGALPGVIGNSPQMQRVVSLVRLVARKNTSVLLTGETGTGKEVIARAIHESSARASRPLVIVNCAAIPEALLEAELFGHTRGAFTGAVQSRVGRVQAAQGGTLLLDEIGDMPIGLQAKLLRFLENGEVQRLGSSESLHVDVRVVASTNANLTLRVAEKLFREDLYYRLSVFPIELPPLRERGGDAVLLAKYFLRRFCGANARLGGEAMRWIAEQPWRGNVRELRHCMERASILWDEKSEVGVAELNPRGF, from the coding sequence ATGATCACGAGCACCGGCAGCCTGTTTCCCGAACCGCCGACGATTCTGGTGGCGAGTTCCAATGACAACTTCAGAAGGCAGGTGATTAATGACCTGCAGACCGATGCGCGACTGATCGGCGAAGCCGTAGGCGGCGCGGACGCGCTCAGCAAGTTGGAAACAGGCGCCTGCCAGGTTCTGTTTCTGGACCGGTGTCTTTGGGACCTGGACGCTGAGGAACTGAAGGAACTGATTAATTCGCGTTTTCCGGCGGTTGAAGTTGTCCCACTGGATTCGGCGAATCAGAGTGCGGCGGCGGGATGGAGTAAATCGCACCGAGACGTTGGCGGGGCTCCGTGGATTGTCAACGATCCAGAGGAATCGGACGGCGCGCTACCCGGGGTGATTGGGAACTCTCCGCAGATGCAGCGGGTGGTGAGCCTGGTTCGCCTGGTGGCGCGCAAGAACACGTCGGTTCTGCTGACGGGAGAGACGGGAACGGGAAAGGAAGTAATTGCGCGCGCGATTCACGAGTCGAGCGCAAGGGCCTCGCGACCGCTGGTGATTGTGAATTGCGCGGCAATTCCGGAGGCTCTGCTTGAAGCGGAGTTGTTCGGACACACACGCGGGGCGTTCACGGGAGCGGTGCAATCGCGGGTGGGACGAGTGCAGGCCGCGCAGGGCGGAACCCTATTGCTGGATGAGATCGGCGACATGCCGATAGGGCTACAGGCCAAGTTGCTGCGGTTCCTGGAAAACGGTGAAGTGCAGCGCTTGGGAAGTTCGGAGTCGTTGCATGTTGATGTGCGGGTGGTCGCTTCGACGAACGCAAACCTGACGCTCCGCGTGGCGGAGAAGCTGTTTCGCGAGGATCTCTACTACAGGTTGTCGGTCTTTCCGATCGAGTTACCGCCGTTGCGGGAGCGGGGCGGAGATGCGGTTCTCTTGGCGAAGTACTTCCTCCGACGGTTCTGCGGCGCAAACGCGCGTTTGGGTGGAGAGGCGATGCGGTGGATCGCGGAGCAACCCTGGCGAGGAAATGTGCGTGAGCTTCGGCACTGTATGGAACGGGCGAGCATTTTGTGGGACGAAAAGTCGGAGGTCGGCGTCGCAGAGCTGAACCCTAGAGGTTTCTAA
- a CDS encoding ATP-binding protein translates to MENRKGSGEVLADSTQKWQAIFEAASEGMIILDDELRYVEVNPAACRIMGRAREEIVGREVGVFSEDTKAARELLQMVLDPNTSMATGEIQLRDGKPQHLEYTAKAHVLPGIHLAVVRDVTERKRLQQQLEQAQKMEAVGLLAGGIAHDFNNLLTAIRGYGELLKLRLPPESEYRRYVDNILNASERATMTTQQLLAFSRGQVVKSREININSTVREMGKLLQKLIGEDIQLTTLLDEELGTIMADAGQVGQILLNLAVNARDAMPNGGTITLETRNVKLDESYARTHLKVAPGDYVMLSFTDTGCGMSREVLSRIFEPFFTTKAAGKGTGLGLSTVYGIVEQAGGAVYVYSEPGEGTSFKVYFPRADRVSEEVEAVETEISGACVLVIDDELDSRQLVEELLRTHGYGVLSARSGGEALQICKQEQRKISLIISDVTMPGADGMDIQGYFGIEHPEAKVIYISGYPRMVLCERGILAADAAFLQKPFRWEDLRVLMDKVMGDLQQFQNGKANVGVTSE, encoded by the coding sequence ATGGAGAATCGGAAAGGTTCCGGTGAGGTATTGGCGGATAGCACCCAGAAATGGCAGGCAATCTTCGAGGCGGCTTCGGAGGGAATGATCATCCTGGATGATGAACTGCGGTACGTTGAGGTTAATCCAGCAGCCTGCAGGATTATGGGACGAGCGAGGGAAGAAATCGTAGGTCGGGAAGTCGGCGTATTCAGCGAAGACACAAAAGCAGCAAGAGAGTTACTGCAGATGGTGCTGGACCCGAACACCAGCATGGCTACAGGCGAGATTCAGCTGCGCGACGGTAAACCGCAGCACCTTGAGTACACGGCCAAGGCGCATGTGCTGCCGGGGATACATCTGGCAGTTGTGCGGGATGTGACGGAGAGAAAACGGTTACAACAGCAATTAGAGCAGGCCCAGAAGATGGAAGCCGTCGGACTATTGGCCGGGGGAATCGCGCATGACTTTAACAACCTACTGACGGCCATAAGAGGTTATGGAGAATTGCTCAAACTGAGATTGCCACCGGAAAGCGAGTATCGCCGTTACGTGGACAACATCCTGAATGCTTCGGAGAGGGCCACGATGACGACGCAGCAGCTGCTGGCGTTCAGTCGGGGCCAGGTCGTCAAGTCGCGCGAGATCAATATCAACAGTACTGTGCGGGAAATGGGGAAGCTGCTCCAGAAACTGATAGGCGAAGACATCCAGTTGACGACCTTGCTGGACGAGGAACTGGGAACCATCATGGCGGATGCGGGACAGGTGGGACAGATACTGCTGAACCTGGCGGTGAACGCGCGGGATGCAATGCCGAACGGAGGAACGATTACGCTTGAGACCAGGAACGTAAAGCTTGATGAAAGTTACGCTCGCACGCACCTGAAGGTGGCCCCGGGCGATTACGTGATGCTGAGTTTCACAGACACGGGTTGCGGTATGTCACGCGAGGTTTTGTCACGAATTTTCGAGCCGTTCTTTACGACGAAAGCTGCGGGAAAAGGTACGGGATTGGGACTGTCCACTGTCTACGGGATCGTTGAGCAGGCAGGTGGGGCTGTGTATGTGTATAGCGAACCCGGGGAAGGGACGTCATTCAAGGTTTACTTTCCGAGAGCGGATAGGGTATCGGAGGAAGTCGAGGCGGTAGAAACAGAGATTTCCGGTGCGTGCGTCTTGGTTATTGATGATGAGCTAGATTCCAGGCAATTAGTCGAGGAGTTGCTGCGAACTCATGGGTACGGAGTTCTAAGTGCCCGGAGCGGCGGCGAAGCGTTGCAAATCTGTAAGCAGGAACAGCGGAAAATCAGCCTAATCATCAGCGATGTCACGATGCCGGGAGCGGATGGCATGGATATCCAAGGTTATTTCGGAATCGAGCATCCTGAGGCGAAGGTCATCTATATCTCGGGCTACCCAAGGATGGTGCTGTGCGAGCGCGGTATTTTGGCAGCCGACGCGGCGTTCCTGCAGAAACCGTTTCGGTGGGAAGACCTGCGAGTCCTGATGGATAAGGTGATGGGAGACCTGCAGCAATTCCAAAATGGGAAAGCAAATGTAGGAGTAACCAGCGAGTAG
- a CDS encoding sigma-54 dependent transcriptional regulator, producing the protein MTSSAKISVADRVLVVEDDCAVRAGLAESLRRDGWQVLCAETCGRARELAELTPKLVISDVRLPDGNGIELMRELKSRVPGTSILLLTAFGNVSQAVEAMRDGAFDYLQKPVPFAQLREAAKRVLNGGGPARVQDARQIAIVGQSPVLLDAIEKARQAATSDADILIEAESGTGKELLARLIHHESARRCQPFVAVNCAAVPESLLESELFGHIKGAFTGALASRIGSMAAADGGTLLLDEIGEMPLALQPKLLRALQEREVKRLGESCPQKVDIRVIATTNRSLLERVEEGAFRLDLYYRLNVIPLTLPSLKDRGEDVPLLAEHFLKSFRPEPRPRLSEGFVEGLRRHSWPGNVRELANLMRRIAVLCTKDEVGPDFLETIDRQEKAMPRIAPGVSLRDAERHLLEVTLRATDGNRTRAAELMGVSLRTIRNKIRDYGLPPRRYA; encoded by the coding sequence GTGACTTCGTCCGCAAAAATCTCGGTCGCTGATCGCGTTCTCGTAGTAGAGGACGATTGCGCGGTACGTGCGGGACTGGCGGAGTCCCTGCGACGGGATGGCTGGCAGGTGCTGTGCGCAGAGACCTGCGGGCGAGCGCGCGAGTTGGCGGAGTTGACTCCGAAACTGGTGATCAGCGACGTGCGATTGCCGGACGGAAACGGGATCGAGTTGATGCGAGAACTGAAATCGAGAGTTCCGGGCACTTCGATCCTCCTGCTCACCGCGTTCGGGAATGTTTCGCAAGCGGTGGAGGCGATGCGCGATGGGGCATTCGATTACCTGCAGAAGCCTGTTCCATTTGCGCAACTGCGCGAGGCGGCCAAGCGCGTTCTGAACGGTGGCGGCCCGGCACGAGTACAGGATGCGCGACAAATAGCAATTGTCGGGCAAAGCCCGGTCCTACTCGATGCAATTGAGAAGGCGCGGCAGGCGGCGACGAGTGATGCCGACATCCTGATTGAAGCGGAGAGTGGAACCGGGAAGGAACTGCTGGCGCGGTTGATTCACCACGAGAGCGCGAGACGGTGCCAGCCTTTTGTGGCAGTCAATTGCGCGGCGGTTCCGGAAAGTTTGCTGGAGAGCGAGTTGTTCGGGCACATAAAGGGTGCGTTCACTGGTGCGCTGGCCTCGCGAATTGGAAGTATGGCAGCGGCGGATGGTGGAACGCTGTTGCTGGACGAGATAGGAGAAATGCCGCTGGCGCTGCAACCGAAGTTGTTGAGGGCTTTGCAGGAGCGCGAAGTAAAACGCCTCGGGGAGTCATGTCCGCAAAAGGTGGACATTCGCGTGATCGCGACGACAAACCGGTCGCTGCTGGAGAGGGTCGAGGAGGGCGCATTCCGGCTCGATTTGTACTATCGGCTGAATGTTATTCCGCTGACTCTGCCGTCGCTGAAGGATCGGGGTGAGGACGTTCCGTTGTTGGCGGAACATTTCCTGAAGAGTTTTCGACCTGAGCCCAGGCCGAGATTGTCCGAGGGATTTGTGGAGGGCCTGCGGCGACATTCGTGGCCGGGAAATGTTCGCGAACTGGCGAACCTGATGCGACGGATCGCGGTGTTATGCACAAAAGACGAAGTCGGGCCGGATTTCCTTGAGACGATTGATCGGCAAGAAAAGGCAATGCCGCGGATCGCGCCGGGAGTTTCATTGCGCGACGCTGAGCGCCACCTGCTTGAGGTAACGCTGCGAGCTACAGATGGCAACCGGACCCGTGCGGCGGAGTTGATGGGCGTGAGCCTGCGAACGATTCGAAACAAAATTCGTGATTACGGGCTGCCGCCAAGGAGGTATGCATGA